Genomic window (Candidatus Fusobacterium pullicola):
CCAGTCTTCAATAGCATCTCATATGTGAGAAATTCAGTTTCTCCATTATGAGTTAGATAGTTATTATAAAGTTCTTTTAAAGTGTTGAAAATATTTAGCTCAATATCTTCAAGCTTGATATCTATTTCAACAGAGTTATCATATAAGAAGTTTTCTATTTTCTCTCTATTTTTAATAATATTTTTTAGTTGTAAAGCTGAAAGGTTGATCAAATCTGAACGTAAAAAATCAAGAAGTGATAGAAAATCCTTTTTTACAAACCAAGAGATTAGAGAGTAGATACCCCCTATCCCACGACTTTCTACAATACTAGTATCAGATTCAAGGGTATATGGTATCCCCTTCTCTCCAAGAGCTGATGCAATACTTTCCAATGTTTTTTTAGTTCTAGCTAAGATACCTATTCCATTATAGTTAGAAGAGAAGTTTTCCTCAATTTCAGCTATCATTTTTTCAATAGAGCTTACTTCCTCTTCCTCAGTTAAAAGCTTTATAAATCCTTTTTGTTCATTATCTCTAAATTTTACACTATTGAATTTCCAATCATAGTTCAGAGGAAAAGTTTCCCTACTAAGAGTAGAGATATCTTTGAAAATAGAGTTCGTATACTCTACAATATTCTCTTTACTTCTAAAGCATATTTCTAACTCCTCTTCTACTCCATCTATAATTTGAGAAAGATTTTCAAATAATCTCTTTTCTCCCCCTCTCCAACCATAGATACTCTGTTTCTCATCTCCAACACAGATGATATTCTCACTTTTGTCTAAGATGTTTTTTAATATTCTCCACTGTAATATGCTTGTGTCTTGGAACTCATCTATAAAGATACTTTTAAGTTTTCCATCTATAACTTCAAAAAACTCTTCAGTCATTCCATTTTCATCAATAAAACCAAGCTCTCTGTCTTCAAGATACTTAAAAGTATAGTTACTTATATCAGTATGAGTAAATCTCTTCTCTCTGAATTTAATTTCATCATAGATAGAATAAATCTTTTCAATAGTTTTTAATAGTTTCTCCTCATATGGAATAATAAGCTTATTATAGAGTTCCTTAGATAGGTTCTCTCTAAAATTTTCATATAGGTAGTTTAAATCTTCAATATAGGAATCTACATCCCCTTTTTTAGGTCTTACTTTATTCTTATTCCAAATTTCATTTTCGATAAAAGAAGAGTAGTTTTCATATAGATACTCCTCTTTAGATGAAGAAGTAAAATAGCTCTGAAAATCTTTTTTTATAAGTTCTAAGAAAGGTTTTCCTTTAATAACTGAAACCTCGGATAAGATATCTTCCATTTTTGTTAAAAATTTTAGAGGAGTTTCATACTCAAACTCAATTTTACTATCTATTTTATCTCCAATAAGAATCATTTTCCATCTTTGTTCGATAATGTTTTCGATCAAATCAACATAGATGTCCATATTTTTCTCACTATTATTCTCTAGAAAACTCTTAAAAATATTGAAATCCTCTCTATTTTCAAAAAGTTTCTCAAAGGTTTTAATAAGTATCTTTCTATTCTCAGTTTTATCGATTATTTCATAAGAATAGA
Coding sequences:
- a CDS encoding UvrD-helicase domain-containing protein, whose amino-acid sequence is MGKRLILKASAGTGKTYRLSLEYIASLVQGIDFKDILVMTFTKKATAEIKERILKFLKEIVEDEKARIEIEKNIQNIYGKDFNFDINKIKKIYKNIVENKDKLKIYTIDSFTNTIFKKAIAPYLKIYSYEIIDKTENRKILIKTFEKLFENREDFNIFKSFLENNSEKNMDIYVDLIENIIEQRWKMILIGDKIDSKIEFEYETPLKFLTKMEDILSEVSVIKGKPFLELIKKDFQSYFTSSSKEEYLYENYSSFIENEIWNKNKVRPKKGDVDSYIEDLNYLYENFRENLSKELYNKLIIPYEEKLLKTIEKIYSIYDEIKFREKRFTHTDISNYTFKYLEDRELGFIDENGMTEEFFEVIDGKLKSIFIDEFQDTSILQWRILKNILDKSENIICVGDEKQSIYGWRGGEKRLFENLSQIIDGVEEELEICFRSKENIVEYTNSIFKDISTLSRETFPLNYDWKFNSVKFRDNEQKGFIKLLTEEEEVSSIEKMIAEIEENFSSNYNGIGILARTKKTLESIASALGEKGIPYTLESDTSIVESRGIGGIYSLISWFVKKDFLSLLDFLRSDLINLSALQLKNIIKNREKIENFLYDNSVEIDIKLEDIELNIFNTLKELYNNYLTHNGETEFLTYEMLLKTGIGSRFQNEEDTVNIFNFYKLLKDYRYFNDFLIDYEENSQNSKFKKISTGNSNSISLMTIHKSKGLEFDTLFYFIPAKSGNKKDIGMEFYLEMDKSYSTVNSFLITDNKFNNILKNISDITFIQERDIKREHEEINNLYVALTRPKNNIYVVIEDIKKIENTIFSTLLKNRDNGELISNISEEIIAENGKEYNITLHSPKIVHKEEKDENQKKGMEKIYSHTLQLEWKRVRGLIVHYFLENILTWTEKEIEFSKKLTSAKYSSIMGEDEIDELFSKENIEYIYKQCRNIFSTSWDFVYREYPIYLKTDSETKDFRIDRLMIKLPNEKEKGIIYIADYKTGSYNEEQLNNYKLAVVERIKRNGQDIENFEIKTEYIELNL